From Candidatus Pedobacter colombiensis, one genomic window encodes:
- a CDS encoding YafY family protein, translating into MNRIDRLFGILLLLQTKKYVSADKIAAQYEISTRTVYRDIKALIEQGIPISFEQPKGYFIVQGYFLPPVSFNSEEANALLIMERLVAGFADKSISTHYNTALNKVKAVLKHSQKEKLEFLNNNIKLQLPESIKNEFDHLSALQNAISVQSIIEIAYTNQNSDSSKREVEPIGLIFYAFNWHLIAWCHLRSEYRDFRVSRIDQIRILDIPFKKTAHMSLNEYMKLLPVNY; encoded by the coding sequence ATGAACCGAATAGACCGGCTTTTTGGCATTCTTCTATTGCTACAAACCAAAAAATATGTTTCTGCTGATAAAATAGCAGCTCAATATGAGATCAGTACGCGAACCGTATATCGGGATATTAAAGCATTGATAGAACAAGGCATTCCGATTAGCTTCGAACAACCAAAGGGTTATTTCATTGTACAAGGTTATTTTTTGCCTCCCGTTTCTTTTAATTCTGAGGAAGCCAATGCTTTATTAATTATGGAAAGACTGGTTGCGGGTTTTGCTGATAAATCCATTTCTACGCACTATAATACCGCCTTAAACAAAGTCAAAGCCGTACTAAAACATTCGCAAAAAGAAAAGCTGGAGTTTTTAAACAACAACATCAAATTGCAGCTGCCAGAGTCTATTAAAAATGAGTTTGATCATTTATCGGCCCTGCAAAATGCCATTTCGGTGCAATCCATTATTGAAATAGCTTATACCAACCAAAACAGCGACAGCAGTAAGCGCGAAGTTGAGCCTATTGGATTGATCTTTTATGCATTTAACTGGCACTTGATTGCCTGGTGCCATCTGCGCAGTGAATACCGCGATTTCAGGGTATCGAGAATCGATCAAATCAGAATACTGGATATTCCTTTCAAAAAAACTGCTCACATGTCACTCAATGAGTACATGAAATTGCTGCCGGTAAACTATTAA
- a CDS encoding polysaccharide biosynthesis C-terminal domain-containing protein: MSAIKKFLGQTAIYGVTTVISRLFNFILTPLFTGVFQPGVYAIFTKMYASASLINAILAFGMESTFFRYLNKHEDKKQEVYNNTFFCVALISTLFLISGIVFSSPIAAYFANGPEEMADYVKYVHYFVWLLFIDAICVIPFAKVRADERPMRFSLIKFLNIGSFIGFNLFFLFVIPAIIKFGGPVGQWFESWYRTGWVGYVFISNLIASVLTLILLLPELIKLQLKFDKELFSKMVSYSWPVLVANLSFVVNENLDKMIINQLGVSEYNLGIYGAVCKIAVFLSLFITAFRLGAEPFFFSHAKNVNAKQTYATILNYFVIALAVIFVGLIANIDILKHFIAREYWVGLNAVPFLLLGYVFLGIYVNLSIWYKLSDQTKFGLYISVVGAITTIVLNIVLVPKYGYMGSAWVSMLAYLVMMLISYVLGQKHYPIPYDLKRMLIYLFASVILVVLSFWVFNRNIYIGNALLLTFLAGVVYFEKDQLKLILKKR, from the coding sequence ATGTCGGCAATAAAGAAATTTCTTGGACAGACAGCTATTTACGGGGTTACAACGGTAATTTCAAGGCTATTTAATTTTATACTTACACCGTTGTTTACGGGGGTATTTCAACCCGGCGTTTATGCGATCTTTACGAAGATGTATGCTTCTGCATCATTGATCAATGCCATTCTTGCTTTTGGTATGGAAAGTACATTTTTCAGATACCTGAATAAGCATGAAGATAAAAAACAAGAGGTTTATAACAATACATTTTTCTGTGTAGCGCTTATCTCCACACTCTTTTTAATCTCAGGTATTGTTTTCTCGTCACCAATAGCAGCTTATTTTGCCAATGGACCAGAAGAAATGGCTGATTATGTAAAGTATGTGCACTATTTTGTATGGTTACTTTTTATAGATGCGATTTGCGTAATTCCATTTGCAAAAGTTAGGGCTGATGAACGTCCGATGAGGTTTAGCTTGATCAAATTTCTGAACATTGGCAGTTTTATTGGCTTCAACTTGTTCTTTTTATTTGTTATTCCTGCAATTATTAAATTTGGCGGTCCGGTAGGACAATGGTTTGAATCATGGTACAGGACCGGTTGGGTAGGATATGTGTTCATTTCAAATCTGATTGCAAGTGTGCTGACTTTGATCTTGCTCCTTCCCGAACTGATAAAGCTGCAGCTTAAGTTTGACAAAGAACTTTTTAGTAAAATGGTATCCTATTCATGGCCTGTTTTAGTCGCTAACCTTTCTTTTGTAGTTAATGAAAATCTGGATAAAATGATTATTAACCAATTGGGGGTTTCTGAATATAATCTAGGGATTTATGGTGCTGTTTGCAAAATTGCAGTGTTTTTAAGTTTGTTTATTACAGCATTCAGATTAGGTGCAGAACCTTTCTTTTTCAGTCATGCTAAAAATGTAAATGCGAAACAGACTTATGCTACGATTTTGAATTATTTTGTCATCGCCTTAGCGGTTATTTTTGTTGGTCTGATCGCAAATATTGATATCCTTAAGCATTTTATCGCCAGAGAATATTGGGTGGGATTAAACGCTGTGCCTTTTTTACTGCTCGGCTATGTATTCTTAGGGATTTATGTAAACCTGTCTATCTGGTATAAATTGTCAGATCAAACAAAATTTGGGTTGTATATTTCTGTTGTCGGCGCAATAACCACCATTGTGTTGAACATTGTTCTTGTGCCGAAATATGGTTATATGGGCTCAGCATGGGTATCTATGTTAGCTTATCTTGTGATGATGTTGATTTCATACGTGCTTGGACAAAAACATTATCCTATACCTTATGATTTGAAAAGGATGCTGATTTACCTGTTTGCTTCGGTTATCCTGGTCGTGCTTTCTTTTTGGGTATTTAATAGGAATATTTATATTGGTAATGCCTTGCTATTGACCTTTTTGGCAGGTGTGGTTTATTTTGAAAAGGATCAATTGAAACTTATATTGAAGAAACGATGA
- a CDS encoding nitronate monooxygenase — MANRITELFGVKYPIIQAGMVWCSGWRLASAVSNAGGLGIIGAGSMYPDVLLEHVRKCKAATKNPFAVNVPLLYPNVENVMKIIIDEGVRIVFTSAGNPAIWTSFLKEKGITVVHVIANTKFALKAEACGVDAIVAEGFEAGGHNGREETTTMCLIPMVCDAVKIPVIAAGGIGSGRAMLAAMALGAEGVQIGSAFAVAEESSAHPQFKNKIIHAAEGDTKLSMKKVVPVRLLKNEFADAIAQAEAEGADKDTLVRILGRARAKLGMFEGDIEQGELEIGQVSAMLKEIRPAADILASVWEEFLREKERIALIKL; from the coding sequence ATGGCGAATAGAATTACTGAACTATTTGGAGTGAAATACCCGATCATCCAGGCTGGAATGGTATGGTGTAGTGGTTGGAGATTGGCTTCGGCTGTTTCCAATGCAGGAGGTTTGGGTATTATTGGTGCGGGTTCTATGTATCCTGATGTTTTGCTGGAGCATGTTAGGAAGTGTAAAGCGGCTACCAAAAATCCTTTTGCGGTAAATGTGCCCTTGCTTTATCCGAATGTGGAGAATGTGATGAAGATCATTATTGATGAAGGGGTTCGTATTGTGTTTACATCTGCGGGTAATCCGGCCATATGGACAAGCTTTTTAAAAGAGAAAGGTATCACTGTTGTGCATGTAATTGCCAATACGAAATTTGCATTGAAGGCAGAAGCTTGTGGAGTAGATGCTATCGTTGCCGAAGGTTTTGAGGCTGGTGGCCACAATGGACGAGAAGAAACCACTACGATGTGTCTGATCCCTATGGTATGTGATGCAGTTAAAATACCTGTGATTGCTGCTGGTGGGATTGGGAGCGGTAGAGCAATGTTGGCCGCAATGGCTCTGGGGGCTGAAGGAGTTCAGATCGGCTCAGCATTTGCTGTTGCTGAGGAATCTTCGGCACACCCTCAGTTTAAAAACAAGATTATACATGCAGCAGAAGGGGATACAAAATTGAGCATGAAGAAGGTTGTTCCCGTTCGTTTACTTAAAAATGAATTTGCTGATGCAATAGCACAAGCAGAGGCTGAAGGAGCAGATAAGGATACACTGGTGAGAATTTTAGGCAGAGCGCGTGCTAAATTAGGTATGTTTGAGGGCGATATTGAGCAGGGAGAACTGGAAATTGGACAGGTCTCAGCAATGCTGAAAGAGATAAGACCTGCTGCTGATATATTGGCATCGGTTTGGGAAGAGTTTTTGCGGGAGAAAGAGCGGATTGCATTGATAAAATTATAA
- the rluF gene encoding 23S rRNA pseudouridine(2604) synthase RluF — protein MSDSTVRLNKYISESGLCSRRAADRYIEQGNVYINGKKAKVGDKVFFGDIITVNGQTIEPKEVENSILIAYNKPVGITSTTEAGVKSNIVDHVNHSERVFPIGRLDKDSQGLIFLTNNGDLVNKILRAGNNHEKEYLVTVNKPLTESFIAGMAKGVPVLGVMTKKCKVKQESTFVFRIILVQGLNRQIRRMCEHFGFEVTKLERVRIMNISLKGIPVGEWRELTPEEQTEIFNLVAKSSALEAASAPKRVNKKPKTYAEEDFSENVTPGRSRGAAPKAPGKRPAKKAPGSVSREDRPAGGKGKSFGKVPASKSRGGAASNDWFKAGGPSKRPVKPGNGRSGTPGAKTKSPKR, from the coding sequence ATGTCTGACTCTACCGTACGGTTAAATAAATACATTAGTGAAAGTGGCTTATGCTCAAGAAGAGCGGCCGACAGATATATTGAGCAAGGAAATGTATATATCAATGGCAAAAAAGCCAAAGTAGGTGACAAGGTGTTTTTTGGTGACATCATCACTGTTAACGGACAGACTATAGAACCAAAGGAGGTTGAAAACTCAATTTTAATAGCCTATAATAAACCTGTGGGAATAACCAGCACAACTGAAGCTGGTGTCAAAAGTAATATTGTAGACCATGTGAACCATAGCGAAAGGGTATTCCCAATCGGACGCTTGGATAAAGATTCACAGGGGTTGATCTTCCTGACCAACAATGGCGATCTGGTAAATAAAATCTTAAGAGCCGGCAATAATCACGAAAAAGAATACTTGGTAACGGTAAATAAACCTCTTACTGAATCCTTTATAGCTGGTATGGCTAAAGGCGTTCCGGTATTGGGGGTGATGACAAAAAAATGTAAGGTAAAGCAAGAGAGCACTTTTGTATTTAGAATTATATTGGTTCAGGGTCTAAACCGACAGATCAGAAGAATGTGTGAGCATTTTGGATTTGAGGTTACAAAACTTGAACGGGTAAGGATCATGAATATTAGCCTGAAGGGTATCCCTGTAGGCGAATGGCGGGAACTTACACCGGAAGAGCAAACAGAGATATTTAATCTGGTTGCGAAATCAAGCGCATTGGAAGCGGCTTCGGCTCCTAAACGGGTAAATAAAAAACCTAAGACATATGCTGAGGAAGATTTCTCAGAAAATGTTACCCCGGGAAGATCAAGAGGTGCAGCGCCTAAGGCTCCGGGAAAAAGACCGGCGAAGAAAGCTCCAGGTTCTGTAAGCAGAGAAGACCGTCCGGCTGGCGGAAAGGGTAAATCTTTTGGTAAAGTTCCGGCAAGCAAATCAAGAGGTGGTGCTGCCAGCAATGATTGGTTTAAAGCAGGTGGCCCTAGCAAACGACCTGTTAAACCGGGCAACGGAAGATCGGGTACCCCGGGTGCTAAAACCAAAAGTCCTAAACGATAG
- a CDS encoding amidohydrolase family protein, whose protein sequence is MISHISATYVYPVVGAPIKNGVLSIDSIGTIKGIYTPEEAEERQLNDIEYHDGLLVPGFVNTHCHIELSNLKGLIPKHTGLPDFVKSVIKLRTSDEYELNLAMLKADVEMYENGIVAVGDICNQLISKIMKVNTPVYYHTFLEIMGFNPDLAKEAMKRAKQFKDELSPLPVSIVPHAPYSVSPELFHELNAYAEYQDGPVTIHNQETADENAFFEQKTGGFLELFKFLGQDISFFKPSGKTSLQTYLPLLSPDLKTLLVHNTYTSAADVAYATGIHPNLYWCLCPHANLYIENMLPDVNMMRAAGLRITLGTDSLASNDGLSILAEMNLLQERFDVPTEELLKWGTLNGAEFLEIDRRFGSFELGKQPGINLIEFAERDGKVILGDVVKRLF, encoded by the coding sequence ATGATTTCTCATATCTCAGCAACGTATGTTTATCCGGTAGTAGGCGCACCAATAAAAAATGGAGTTCTTTCGATTGATTCGATAGGTACTATTAAGGGTATCTATACACCCGAGGAAGCGGAAGAAAGACAATTAAATGATATTGAATATCATGACGGTTTGTTGGTCCCTGGTTTTGTAAATACACATTGCCATATTGAGTTATCGAATCTCAAGGGCTTAATTCCGAAGCACACCGGATTGCCCGACTTTGTGAAGTCGGTAATTAAATTGCGTACCTCTGATGAGTATGAGCTAAATCTCGCTATGTTAAAGGCGGATGTTGAAATGTATGAGAATGGAATTGTGGCAGTTGGTGACATCTGCAACCAGCTCATATCAAAGATCATGAAAGTAAATACCCCGGTTTATTATCATACCTTTTTAGAGATCATGGGCTTTAATCCTGATCTGGCTAAGGAAGCGATGAAAAGGGCCAAGCAGTTTAAAGATGAGCTGAGTCCTTTGCCGGTTTCTATTGTTCCCCACGCTCCTTATTCAGTATCTCCTGAATTGTTTCATGAGCTTAATGCATATGCCGAATACCAAGATGGGCCGGTGACGATACATAATCAGGAAACAGCAGATGAAAATGCTTTCTTTGAGCAAAAAACCGGTGGGTTTTTAGAACTCTTTAAATTTTTAGGACAGGATATCAGTTTCTTTAAGCCGTCAGGAAAAACTTCTCTACAGACCTATTTACCCTTGTTATCACCGGATTTAAAAACTTTACTGGTGCACAATACCTATACTTCAGCTGCAGATGTAGCTTACGCTACCGGCATTCACCCCAATTTATATTGGTGCTTGTGCCCACATGCAAATTTATATATAGAGAATATGCTGCCTGATGTAAATATGATGAGGGCTGCGGGCTTAAGAATTACCCTGGGAACAGATAGCCTGGCTAGTAATGATGGCTTAAGTATTCTTGCTGAGATGAATTTGTTGCAGGAACGCTTTGATGTCCCTACTGAAGAGTTGTTGAAATGGGGTACCCTTAATGGAGCCGAATTTTTGGAAATTGATCGGCGTTTTGGCAGTTTTGAACTGGGGAAGCAGCCGGGCATAAACCTGATTGAGTTTGCGGAAAGGGATGGTAAAGTGATTTTAGGAGATGTTGTAAAACGGTTGTTTTAA
- a CDS encoding DinB family protein → MNRINMYLKELEQEALTTRKMLERIPTDKFDWQPHPKSMSIKKLATHIAELPTWITMAITTDGLDFANNPYTPEDINSTEELLAYFERSLADGRTELKPENEAVLDKIWTLREGEQIYTAEPKADIIRMTINQIIHHRAQLGVYLRLLNIPIPGSYGPSADEM, encoded by the coding sequence ATGAATAGAATAAACATGTACTTAAAAGAGTTAGAGCAAGAAGCACTAACTACCCGCAAAATGTTAGAAAGAATTCCAACTGATAAATTTGACTGGCAACCACATCCAAAAAGCATGAGCATTAAAAAGCTTGCTACACATATTGCCGAATTACCAACCTGGATTACAATGGCCATTACTACAGATGGACTTGATTTCGCAAACAATCCTTATACACCTGAGGATATCAACAGCACAGAAGAATTACTGGCTTATTTTGAGCGTTCGCTGGCTGATGGCAGGACGGAACTAAAACCTGAAAATGAAGCAGTGCTGGATAAAATATGGACCTTAAGAGAGGGTGAGCAGATTTACACTGCAGAACCAAAAGCTGACATTATACGCATGACCATCAACCAGATCATTCATCACAGAGCACAGTTGGGGGTATATTTGCGATTGCTAAACATCCCTATTCCGGGTAGTTATGGACCGAGCGCCGATGAAATGTAA
- a CDS encoding PAS domain S-box protein, which produces MLSKDQHSSTNEGNRVNALHGYNILDTPNEYQFDNIARLASLVCNAPIALIALVDEGRVWFKSSIGIPFNEVPRRISFCDHTILNERNDVFEVHNALLDDRFKDHPFVIEEPHIRAYAGAPLIDENGFKLGAVCVFDTVPRQFADTQKEGLETLAKEVMTHISLQRKSEELAANTQRFEELLNISAVSPEIHCILDKMGTVLFINDAITNLLEYSVNEALGLNIWGFCHRDDLNRVVKTIEDGLGKGIKQFAIDFRVVSKSGLIRWISWTMVVKNERWYAYGRDITENKKVEQELVKLSFVASKVNNAVVINDADNHVTWVNEAFEKITGFNLDDLKGKRLGDLIAGPKTDMELLEKARALTKRNQSFTVDLLAYRKDKQPIWISIYNTVVFNEEGKVETEVEIIIDITDKKNAEEELQVLSLVASETNTGVNISDANCYTTWVNHSLERLTGYTALELQGLKLGDVLCAQSDTVQYQLINESREKAQNKQPYSIEVQAKKKDGTMVWLSVATTPIVGDAGKLERQIDLITDITQRKQVEREIIEAKEQALRLSEAKEMFLSVMSHEIRTPLNAVIGMTHLLMDNDPKPSQIEDLNILKFSGENLLNIINDILDFTKIETGNLHLESVPFCMKALTTDIVTSLSVNASKRGNELVLLYDDEIPELVSGDKTRLYQILMNLLGNAIKFTDHGKIILLLKLIANDQENVGIYFEVNDDGIGIPEDKLNYIFETFTQAKTDISRKYGGTGLGLAITKKLLQLYNSEIEVKSVEGEGTCFSFTLNFSKSPALANTDNLIVQPEVFTGKKILIVDDNEINLLIARRILGKFGLHIDFAFNGDEAILKIKEQTYDLVFMDIKMPGIDGFETTRIIRGLPEDYFKMVPIIALTASTLHNEYSKFKESGMNGHILKPFKPEEIRELLSLHLYQ; this is translated from the coding sequence ATGTTATCTAAAGACCAGCATTCATCAACTAATGAAGGTAATCGCGTTAACGCGCTGCATGGCTATAATATTCTTGATACACCGAATGAGTATCAGTTCGATAATATCGCCAGGCTTGCATCACTCGTATGTAATGCGCCTATTGCATTAATTGCATTAGTTGATGAAGGAAGGGTCTGGTTTAAATCTTCAATAGGCATCCCTTTTAATGAGGTTCCTCGCCGAATATCTTTTTGTGATCACACCATCCTTAATGAAAGGAATGATGTTTTTGAAGTACATAATGCGCTGCTGGATGACAGGTTTAAAGATCATCCCTTCGTAATAGAAGAACCCCATATCAGAGCTTATGCTGGCGCTCCTTTAATAGATGAGAACGGTTTTAAGTTAGGTGCAGTTTGCGTTTTTGATACCGTGCCCCGGCAATTTGCCGACACGCAGAAAGAAGGATTGGAGACCCTGGCAAAGGAAGTCATGACTCACATATCCCTACAGAGGAAAAGTGAGGAACTTGCCGCCAATACCCAACGCTTTGAAGAACTGCTTAATATCTCTGCAGTATCTCCCGAAATACATTGCATTCTGGACAAGATGGGAACCGTTTTGTTTATTAACGATGCCATTACCAATCTGTTGGAATATAGCGTTAATGAAGCTTTAGGACTAAATATTTGGGGTTTTTGCCATAGAGATGATCTCAATAGGGTTGTGAAAACTATTGAGGATGGGCTTGGGAAAGGAATTAAACAATTCGCTATTGATTTTAGGGTTGTCAGCAAAAGCGGTTTGATTCGCTGGATAAGCTGGACTATGGTTGTCAAAAATGAGCGATGGTATGCTTATGGTAGAGACATTACTGAAAATAAAAAGGTAGAGCAGGAGTTGGTAAAACTTTCCTTTGTTGCCAGTAAGGTAAACAATGCAGTTGTTATAAATGATGCCGACAACCATGTGACATGGGTAAATGAAGCTTTCGAAAAAATTACCGGCTTTAACCTGGATGACCTAAAAGGGAAACGTCTTGGAGATTTAATTGCCGGTCCGAAAACGGATATGGAGCTGTTGGAAAAAGCAAGAGCCCTCACTAAAAGAAACCAATCTTTTACGGTTGATCTTCTGGCTTATCGTAAAGATAAACAGCCCATTTGGATCTCTATTTATAATACTGTAGTATTTAATGAAGAGGGAAAGGTGGAAACAGAAGTCGAGATCATTATAGATATTACCGACAAGAAAAATGCCGAAGAGGAGCTGCAGGTATTGTCTTTAGTTGCCAGTGAAACCAATACGGGTGTAAATATTTCTGACGCAAACTGCTACACGACCTGGGTTAATCATTCTTTGGAGCGATTAACAGGCTATACAGCCCTCGAACTGCAAGGGCTTAAACTTGGAGATGTGCTTTGTGCACAGAGTGATACTGTTCAGTACCAGCTAATTAATGAATCGAGAGAAAAGGCACAAAATAAACAACCTTATTCCATAGAAGTTCAGGCAAAGAAAAAAGATGGAACAATGGTTTGGCTTTCTGTAGCCACTACACCTATTGTGGGTGATGCGGGTAAATTGGAACGGCAGATTGATCTGATCACAGATATTACCCAACGCAAGCAGGTAGAGCGGGAGATAATAGAGGCCAAAGAGCAAGCGTTGCGACTTAGTGAAGCTAAAGAAATGTTTCTTTCTGTAATGAGCCACGAGATCAGAACTCCACTCAATGCCGTAATAGGAATGACTCATCTCTTGATGGATAATGATCCTAAACCATCACAAATTGAAGATTTGAATATCCTGAAGTTTTCAGGGGAAAATCTGCTGAACATCATTAATGATATCCTCGACTTCACAAAAATAGAAACAGGGAACTTGCACCTTGAGTCGGTACCGTTTTGTATGAAGGCGTTAACAACTGATATTGTTACCTCTTTAAGTGTCAATGCCAGCAAGAGGGGCAATGAACTGGTACTGCTTTACGATGATGAAATCCCGGAGCTTGTTTCGGGAGATAAGACCAGGCTTTACCAGATCCTGATGAATTTATTGGGCAATGCCATTAAGTTTACCGATCATGGTAAAATAATCTTGCTCCTTAAACTTATAGCAAATGATCAGGAAAATGTAGGGATTTACTTTGAGGTAAATGACGATGGAATAGGCATTCCTGAGGATAAACTCAATTATATCTTTGAAACCTTCACCCAAGCCAAAACTGATATTTCAAGAAAATATGGCGGTACAGGCTTAGGGTTAGCCATTACCAAAAAGTTATTGCAGTTATATAATTCTGAAATCGAGGTTAAAAGTGTAGAAGGGGAAGGGACATGTTTTTCTTTTACCTTGAATTTTTCAAAATCTCCTGCACTTGCTAATACAGATAATCTGATTGTTCAACCTGAAGTGTTTACAGGTAAAAAGATACTTATCGTTGACGATAATGAAATCAATCTGTTAATTGCTAGAAGAATCCTGGGTAAATTCGGATTGCATATTGATTTTGCTTTTAATGGAGATGAAGCCATACTTAAGATTAAGGAACAGACTTATGACCTGGTCTTCATGGATATTAAAATGCCCGGAATAGACGGTTTTGAAACCACAAGAATCATTCGGGGTTTGCCTGAGGATTATTTTAAAATGGTTCCAATTATCGCTTTAACGGCCTCAACTCTTCATAACGAATACAGCAAGTTTAAAGAATCCGGGATGAATGGACATATCTTAAAGCCATTCAAACCTGAAGAAATCAGAGAATTGCTTTCCTTGCATTTGTATCAGTAA
- a CDS encoding acylphosphatase, whose amino-acid sequence MKHIKIKITGKVQGVSFRAVTKVVADQMGIRGMIRNEKDGSVYIEAEGDDTLLEVFMDWCNEGTDRAKIENVEVTPGELKNYQNFEIIKK is encoded by the coding sequence ATAAAACATATAAAAATTAAGATTACCGGGAAAGTACAGGGCGTATCTTTCAGGGCTGTTACGAAAGTTGTGGCCGACCAAATGGGGATTAGGGGGATGATCAGAAATGAAAAGGACGGCAGCGTTTATATAGAAGCTGAAGGAGACGATACTTTACTGGAAGTTTTTATGGATTGGTGTAATGAGGGGACAGATCGGGCCAAGATTGAAAATGTCGAGGTTACCCCGGGAGAACTTAAAAACTATCAGAATTTTGAAATCATTAAGAAGTAG
- a CDS encoding phosphoribosyltransferase family protein: protein MMLFKRFLSDLVALLFPNLCCGCSTSLYHGEEQLCTKCIYYLPYTDHHLHTENAAARQLWGRLPCHAVMSLLYFKKGARTQNIIHNLKYRGRKDLGIKLGNMIAQKLLLSTAYDGIDLIVPVPLHRRREHQRGYNQSLCIAQGISSVLKVPVNTYCLLRKRSTTTQTKKGRYNRFENMLGVFSITDPTMLKGKHILLVDDVITTGATLEACGIVLFEAKISKLSIATVAFAK, encoded by the coding sequence ATGATGCTGTTTAAACGTTTTTTAAGCGATCTGGTAGCCCTCTTGTTTCCCAACCTATGTTGTGGGTGTAGTACTTCTTTATATCATGGCGAGGAACAGCTGTGTACAAAATGTATATACTACCTTCCCTATACCGATCATCATCTGCATACAGAGAATGCGGCCGCACGACAGTTGTGGGGCCGTTTACCTTGTCATGCCGTCATGTCCTTACTTTATTTTAAAAAGGGAGCCCGCACACAAAATATCATTCACAATTTAAAGTACAGGGGACGCAAAGACCTGGGGATAAAACTGGGCAACATGATTGCTCAAAAGCTATTGTTGAGCACAGCTTACGATGGCATTGACTTGATCGTTCCTGTACCTTTACATCGGCGTAGGGAACACCAAAGAGGGTACAACCAAAGTTTATGCATAGCGCAAGGGATTTCATCGGTATTAAAAGTCCCGGTAAACACGTATTGCTTATTGCGCAAACGCTCAACCACAACTCAAACTAAAAAAGGAAGATACAATCGGTTTGAGAATATGCTGGGGGTATTTTCAATTACAGATCCAACAATGCTTAAAGGCAAACACATTTTACTGGTTGACGATGTCATTACAACAGGCGCTACATTGGAAGCTTGTGGGATAGTTTTGTTTGAAGCTAAAATCAGTAAACTCAGCATTGCCACGGTCGCTTTTGCAAAGTAA
- the rlmN gene encoding 23S rRNA (adenine(2503)-C(2))-methyltransferase RlmN: MPATNRIDIRSLDLTQLQQHFTAMKEPAYRAKQVYQWLWEKSARSFAEMSNLSKDLRNKLDEHYAINVVAVNNSQFSNDHTIKNAFRLYDGNIVEGVLIPMDDRMTACVSSQVGCSLTCKFCATGYMDRKRNLNADEIYDQVVLIDQQAKQNYNAPLTNIVYMGMGEPLLNYANVMKSIERITAPDGLNMSYKRITVSTAGISKMIKKLADDGAKFNLALSLHAANDKKRNEIMPINEHNSLKALSESLRYYFAKTKNPVTYEYIVFNNFNDEIEDAMELAKFCKHIPCKVNLIEYNPIQFADFINAEGDKIDAFSNYLKSQGINTNIRRSRGKDIDAACGQLAVKEQN, encoded by the coding sequence ATGCCTGCTACAAATAGAATAGATATCCGTTCATTAGACCTTACTCAGCTTCAACAGCACTTTACTGCGATGAAGGAACCTGCCTATAGGGCAAAACAGGTTTATCAGTGGCTTTGGGAAAAATCGGCACGTTCGTTTGCCGAAATGAGCAACCTTTCCAAAGACCTTAGAAATAAGCTTGATGAACACTATGCCATCAATGTTGTAGCCGTAAACAATTCGCAGTTCAGCAACGACCATACCATCAAAAATGCCTTTAGACTTTATGATGGTAATATTGTGGAGGGCGTTTTGATTCCAATGGATGACCGTATGACGGCTTGTGTAAGTTCACAAGTAGGCTGCAGTTTAACCTGTAAGTTTTGTGCTACCGGCTATATGGATCGTAAAAGGAATCTAAATGCAGACGAGATTTATGATCAGGTTGTGCTTATCGATCAGCAGGCCAAGCAAAACTACAATGCCCCACTTACCAATATCGTTTATATGGGTATGGGCGAACCATTGCTCAATTATGCCAATGTGATGAAATCTATTGAGCGCATTACTGCTCCTGATGGATTAAACATGTCGTACAAACGTATCACCGTTTCTACAGCCGGCATCTCTAAGATGATAAAAAAGCTTGCCGATGATGGGGCTAAATTTAACCTGGCCTTATCACTTCATGCGGCGAATGACAAAAAACGCAATGAGATTATGCCTATTAATGAGCACAATTCATTAAAGGCACTTTCAGAATCGTTAAGATATTATTTTGCCAAAACCAAAAATCCGGTAACCTACGAGTATATCGTTTTCAACAACTTTAATGATGAAATTGAGGATGCAATGGAGCTGGCGAAGTTCTGTAAGCACATCCCATGTAAAGTAAATCTGATTGAATACAACCCTATCCAATTTGCTGATTTCATTAATGCTGAAGGCGATAAGATAGACGCATTTTCGAATTACCTGAAAAGTCAGGGCATCAACACAAATATCAGACGCAGCCGCGGTAAGGATATTGATGCTGCTTGTGGACAGTTGGCCGTTAAAGAACAAAATTAA